A genomic segment from Glycine soja cultivar W05 chromosome 20, ASM419377v2, whole genome shotgun sequence encodes:
- the LOC114403182 gene encoding calmodulin, with the protein MADQLTDDQIAEFKEAFSLFDKDGDGCITTKELGTVMRSLGQNPTEAELQDMINEVDADGNGTIDFPEFLNLMARKMKDTDSEEELKEAFRVFDKDQNGFISAAELRHVMTNLGEKLTDEEVDEMIREADVDGDGQINYEEFVKVMMAK; encoded by the exons ATGGCCGACCAGCTCACCGACGACCAGATCGCCGAGTTCAAGGAGGCCTTCAGCCTCTTCGACAAGGACGGCGATG GTTGCATTACTACCAAGGAACTTGGGACTGTTATGAGGTCACTTGGTCAAAACCCAACTGAGGCAGAACTGCAGGATATGATAAACGAGGTTGATGCTGATGGCAACGGAACCATCGATTTCCCAGAGTTCCTCAACCTGATGGCTCGCAAGATGAAAGACACCGACTCAGAGGAGGAGCTTAAGGAGGCTTTCCGTGTGTTTGACAAGGATCAGAATGGTTTCATCTCTGCAGCTGAGCTCCGCCATGTCATGACAAATCTTGGGGAGAAGCTGACGGACGAGGAGGTGGATGAGATGATCCGTGAGGCCGATGTTGACGGTGATGGACAGATCAACTATGAGGAGTTTGTCAAAGTCATGATGGCCAAGTGA